One Cystobacter ferrugineus genomic window, CATCAGAACCCAAGGAGCAACCCCGTGAAAAACTGCTGGCAGTCAGTTTGCTCCTGTGGAGTGGCCTGTCCCTGGCGGCCCCTCGAGTCCCCAAGGCCGTTCCAAACAAGGCCACCGTCCAGAGCGTGAAGACTCCCCCGAATCCAAATGGAAGGAAGGGGGGGACGGAGCATCAGGCGAAGGTCAAGGAGGTCGCCCAGGAGGTCGAGGCGCGTGGACTACAGCCCAAGACCGAGCATATGGTTGAGACCCCCGGGGGCTCCAAGAGCAAGCGGTTCGTCGATGTCGTGGGGACTGACAAGAAGACAGAAGAGGTCAAGGAAATGCACCAGGTGGGGCTCCAGACGAAGAAGGGGCAACCCGTGGCACGTGAGCGGCAGGCCCTGGATGATATCCAGAAATCCGTACAACAAATAAGGCTCTCATGGGGCACCAGGTCAATTTTTTCTTGATGCCAGAAGACACTCGGCTCCTCGAGAAGAGACTGAGAGAAGAGTGCCCGGTGGTCTTCCTGGATGGGGAGTCGCGGGATTCTGCTCCCGTACAGCTCCCTGACCTCGAGGTCGCCGAGTTCGGCAAGACACGGCTGAGGGTCATCCTGGTACAGCCGGAGGACCTGAAGTCAGTCATCCTGAGGTACATTCCTCAGCAAGGTCATTGGTCGGTGGACTCAGACCGTTCTCCGGTGATCGAGCTGGACCGCTGCTACTACGACGGCGAGATTCTCAGGAGGGGACGGTTGTACTACCAACGGCAGTTCGCCGAACATGGTGCCTGGGTGGAGAAACCCGCGGCCTTTCAGGCCTGGGCAAAGAGAGTTTTCTCGGTCACCCGTAAGACACTCCAGAAGCTACCAGATAGGCCCTACCATGTCGGGCCTCATGCCCTGGCCGAGCAACGGCAGGGACACGTCAATCTGATGGCTTCCACGAACAAGCCATTGCTCCCATGACACGCTCTCGGACCGGTTGCAGTCCTTCCCAGCACGGCAGTCGCGCGAGCTCCAGTTCCACTGGCTCGGCCCATTCCCGTGCGAAGCGCCCCTCCCCCACCAGCTCCTCACTTCCCCGTTTGCTCCAGCGCTTCGTCCAGTTGAACCACCGGAACACTCTGCGCGCCGGCCCCAGCAATTGTGGCAGGCACGTGAGACCCGGCCACTCAGCGCGCTTCTCCACCAGGCCCTCCTTCACCCCATGGGCCAGCACGTAGCGCAACCGTCCCACCAGCGCCGTGTCGTCCAGCACCGGTTCCGCCGAGTAGCGCCTCTCCCAGAAACCTCCACTCCAGTCCACCAGCTTGCCCACCTTCTTGGACAGGTTGGTGTGCAGGTACTGCATGAAGCCGGCGAGCGCGGCTCCTCGTGCCCACACCAACAAGTGGAAGTGATTGGAGGCGAAGGTAAAGGCGTGCAGCCGGATGGTGCCCTCGCTCTGCTGGACGGCTCGTGCCAGCACCCCTCCTACTATCTCGTTCACCTCCGCGCTGGGGCGTAGCAGCAGTCGCCCCTGGAAGCACCTGGACGTGACGAAGTAGTAGCCCTCCTCCTGGAACATCCTCAGCGGCCAGCCCATCCCCTGCCCCCCTCGTGAGCACAGCGAGGCCGGATGCACC contains:
- a CDS encoding transposase, with the translated sequence MGWPLRMFQEEGYYFVTSRCFQGRLLLRPSAEVNEIVGGVLARAVQQSEGTIRLHAFTFASNHFHLLVWARGAALAGFMQYLHTNLSKKVGKLVDWSGGFWERRYSAEPVLDDTALVGRLRYVLAHGVKEGLVEKRAEWPGLTCLPQLLGPARRVFRWFNWTKRWSKRGSEELVGEGRFAREWAEPVELELARLPCWEGLQPVRERVMGAMACSWKPSD